In Salinisphaera sp. LB1, one genomic interval encodes:
- a CDS encoding LOG family protein produces the protein MSNAYTDADFMLGEEARPLRILSEYIEPRTRLMQLDVHNGLIFWGSARLRPHERDPVADTVDYYAEARELARRMMRWTMDEHASGEHYYVCTGGGPGIMEAANRGAADVNPELSMGLNIELPHEQGTNAWVHERLNFNFHYFFMRKFWFMNLAKALIIFPGGFGTMDELFEMLTLIQTGKQPRIPVVLYGHDFWRRLIDFDVFRELGLIADADMRLFYQANSVQHAYDFLTDALAGQMPEDAKKQA, from the coding sequence ATGTCGAACGCCTACACCGATGCGGATTTCATGCTGGGTGAGGAAGCCCGCCCGCTCCGGATCCTGTCCGAGTACATCGAGCCGCGTACCCGGCTGATGCAACTGGACGTGCATAACGGTCTGATCTTCTGGGGCTCGGCGCGGCTGCGTCCGCACGAGCGCGACCCGGTGGCCGATACCGTCGACTACTACGCCGAGGCGCGTGAACTGGCCCGCCGCATGATGCGCTGGACCATGGACGAGCACGCCAGCGGCGAGCACTACTATGTCTGCACCGGTGGCGGCCCGGGCATCATGGAAGCGGCCAATCGCGGCGCAGCGGATGTCAATCCGGAACTGTCGATGGGGCTCAACATCGAGCTGCCGCACGAGCAGGGCACCAACGCCTGGGTGCACGAGCGCCTGAACTTCAATTTCCACTACTTCTTCATGCGCAAGTTCTGGTTCATGAATCTTGCCAAGGCACTGATCATCTTCCCGGGTGGCTTCGGCACCATGGATGAGCTGTTCGAGATGCTGACCCTGATCCAGACCGGCAAACAGCCGCGAATCCCGGTCGTGCTTTACGGCCACGATTTCTGGAGGCGCCTGATCGATTTCGATGTGTTCCGCGAGCTCGGCTTGATTGCCGATGCGGATATGCGGCTGTTCTACCAGGCCAATAGCGTCCAGCATGCATACGATTTCCTGACCGACGCCCTCGCAGGGCAGATGCCGGAAGACGCCAAGAAGCAGGCCTGA
- a CDS encoding sugar-binding transcriptional regulator, translating into MADRQTDDLAIYVAWLSYIGGYTQAEIADRLSLSRAKVHRLIGEAHQAGYVHVYIDRSPQRLVSYEDRIAEYFGLSQCLVVPDVEDPNDRHGNVGALGSAAARYVHGRIASGEVSSLGVSWGRSLAEMTRQLPREGLPHLAIVSLMGSLTQQSAINPFDVVYRLAEKTGGQGFFLPVPFIADSIEDRNVLMAQRSVADALARARAIDLGVVGIGAMALDQPMFMEERGLLGARQLAELIEAGAVGELVGHFLDCNGRPIPMVINERTIGLSLAELAEREIVAVTGGADKGPAIHAVLNSGVVDRLILDEPAAKSLLNVRSRAA; encoded by the coding sequence ATGGCTGACCGGCAAACCGACGATCTGGCGATTTATGTCGCTTGGTTGTCTTACATCGGCGGGTATACCCAGGCTGAAATCGCCGATCGACTGTCGTTGTCGCGCGCCAAGGTCCATCGCCTGATCGGCGAGGCCCATCAAGCCGGCTATGTTCACGTCTATATCGATCGCTCGCCCCAGCGCCTGGTCTCCTACGAGGATCGTATCGCCGAGTATTTCGGCCTGAGCCAGTGCCTGGTCGTGCCCGACGTGGAGGATCCCAATGATCGCCACGGCAACGTGGGGGCGCTTGGCTCGGCCGCAGCGCGTTACGTGCATGGGCGCATCGCGAGTGGCGAGGTGTCGTCGCTGGGCGTGTCATGGGGCCGTTCGCTGGCCGAGATGACGCGTCAACTGCCCCGAGAGGGGCTTCCCCACCTGGCCATCGTCTCGCTCATGGGCAGTCTGACCCAGCAGTCGGCGATCAATCCGTTCGATGTGGTCTATCGGTTGGCCGAGAAAACCGGCGGGCAGGGGTTTTTCCTGCCGGTGCCATTCATCGCCGACAGTATCGAGGACCGCAACGTGCTGATGGCCCAGCGCAGTGTCGCCGATGCCCTCGCCCGGGCCCGGGCAATCGATCTCGGCGTAGTCGGCATCGGTGCCATGGCCCTTGATCAGCCCATGTTCATGGAAGAGCGCGGTTTGCTCGGCGCGCGCCAGCTGGCGGAACTGATCGAGGCAGGTGCCGTGGGTGAACTGGTCGGGCATTTCCTGGACTGCAACGGGCGGCCCATTCCCATGGTGATCAACGAACGCACGATCGGCCTGTCCCTGGCCGAGCTGGCCGAGCGCGAAATCGTGGCGGTGACCGGGGGCGCCGACAAGGGCCCGGCGATCCACGCCGTGCTCAACAGCGGTGTCGTCGACCGTCTGATCCTGGACGAGCCCGCGGCAAAATCCTTGCTGAATGTTCGTTCTCGCGCTGCGTGA
- the zwf gene encoding glucose-6-phosphate dehydrogenase, whose product MAAEFVPVDPFDLVIFGGTGDLARRKLLPALYHRDHDEQFSDDSRIIAVSRQEMSDEDYAAWVRTVLEEHLPDNEIDEDVFSRFQDRLAHVRLDVDDAAGWTAFAERFDDDGRIRTFYLATAPSLFGKIANGVADAGLVDARARIVLEKPVGHDYESARDINNAVGARFDESQIYRIDHYLGKETVQNLIALRFGNSLFEPVWGRQAVDNVQITVAESLGVDERFEFYEQTGALRDMVQNHMLQLLCLTAMEPPASMNHDDVRNEKIKVLRSLKPITPQDVHKVTARGQYAAGMIDGQAVPAYGSANNKAQAPADEARAETFVAIKAEIDNWRWQGVPFYLRTGKRMARKSSQIVFEFKPVPHSIFGDEPLQPNRLVLRLQPEEGVEMSIMTKEPGPGGFRMRSLPLNLSFSQAFEVAYPDAYERLLMEVLRGNPALFMRRDEVEAGWQWIDRILESWRLEQVETQEYMAGSWGPTDAFVLLDRDGRRWHDS is encoded by the coding sequence ATGGCCGCCGAATTCGTACCCGTGGATCCGTTCGACCTGGTGATATTCGGCGGTACGGGTGATCTGGCGCGGCGAAAACTGCTGCCGGCGCTTTATCACCGCGACCACGATGAGCAGTTCTCGGACGACAGTCGCATCATCGCGGTGTCCCGCCAGGAGATGAGCGACGAGGACTACGCGGCGTGGGTTCGCACGGTGCTCGAAGAGCATCTTCCGGATAATGAGATCGACGAGGATGTGTTCTCGCGTTTCCAGGATCGCCTCGCCCATGTGCGGCTCGACGTGGACGACGCGGCCGGCTGGACGGCATTCGCCGAGCGGTTCGACGACGATGGCCGTATCCGTACGTTCTATCTGGCCACCGCGCCCAGCCTGTTCGGCAAGATCGCCAATGGCGTGGCCGACGCCGGGCTGGTGGATGCAAGAGCCCGGATCGTGCTGGAAAAGCCGGTGGGCCACGATTACGAATCGGCGCGCGATATCAACAATGCGGTGGGCGCGCGGTTCGACGAATCGCAGATCTATCGTATCGATCATTATCTGGGGAAGGAAACGGTCCAGAACCTGATTGCCCTGCGTTTCGGCAACTCCTTGTTCGAGCCCGTGTGGGGCCGGCAGGCGGTGGACAACGTGCAGATCACCGTCGCCGAGAGCCTGGGCGTGGATGAGCGTTTCGAGTTCTACGAACAGACCGGCGCGCTGCGCGACATGGTGCAGAACCACATGCTGCAACTGCTGTGCCTGACGGCGATGGAGCCGCCGGCGAGCATGAATCACGACGATGTGCGCAACGAAAAGATCAAGGTGCTGCGCTCGCTCAAGCCCATTACGCCGCAGGATGTGCACAAGGTCACGGCGCGCGGGCAATACGCCGCCGGCATGATCGACGGCCAGGCGGTGCCGGCCTACGGTAGCGCGAACAACAAGGCCCAGGCGCCCGCGGACGAGGCCAGGGCCGAGACGTTCGTGGCGATCAAGGCCGAGATCGACAACTGGCGCTGGCAGGGCGTGCCCTTCTATCTGCGCACCGGCAAGCGCATGGCACGCAAGTCGTCGCAGATCGTGTTCGAGTTCAAGCCGGTGCCGCACTCGATCTTCGGTGATGAGCCCCTGCAGCCGAACCGGCTCGTGCTCCGTCTTCAGCCGGAAGAAGGGGTGGAGATGTCGATCATGACCAAGGAGCCGGGCCCGGGTGGTTTCCGCATGCGTAGCCTGCCGCTCAATCTGAGTTTCAGCCAGGCGTTCGAGGTGGCGTATCCCGACGCCTACGAGCGGCTGTTGATGGAGGTTCTGCGCGGCAACCCGGCATTGTTCATGCGCCGCGACGAGGTCGAGGCGGGATGGCAGTGGATCGACCGGATTCTGGAGAGCTGGCGTCTCGAACAGGTCGAGACCCAGGAATACATGGCCGGCAGCTGGGGCCCGACCGATGCCTTCGTCTTGCTCGATCGCGATGGCCGGCGGTGGCACGATAGCTGA
- the pgl gene encoding 6-phosphogluconolactonase, producing the protein MAELTQYSSRTEAARELSASIAERLREAIAERGEASLVVCGGSSPRELFEFLSAEKLAWSRVTIVPSDERWMPVDDQQSNERLVRQTLLVGPAAEARFVGLYRPTDTPGEALDAVAAALTDVPRPLDVVLLGMGDDGHTASLFPHAPDIQSCLDSTAPCVAPSVGPPARLSLSLAYLTDARSIDLLIFGDEKRHVFERAQAAGPMAELPVRGVLHLERPVAQAHWAE; encoded by the coding sequence ATGGCCGAATTGACACAGTATTCCAGCCGCACCGAAGCGGCGCGCGAGCTCTCGGCGTCGATCGCCGAGCGTTTGCGCGAAGCGATTGCCGAGCGCGGCGAGGCGAGTCTGGTGGTCTGTGGCGGCAGTTCGCCCAGGGAACTGTTCGAATTCCTGTCGGCTGAAAAACTGGCCTGGTCGCGGGTGACGATTGTTCCGTCTGACGAGCGCTGGATGCCGGTGGACGACCAACAGAGCAACGAACGGCTGGTTCGGCAGACGCTGTTGGTCGGGCCGGCGGCCGAGGCGCGGTTCGTGGGGCTGTATCGCCCGACCGATACGCCCGGCGAAGCGCTCGACGCGGTCGCGGCCGCCTTGACCGACGTGCCGCGGCCGCTCGATGTGGTATTGCTGGGCATGGGGGACGACGGGCACACGGCCTCGCTGTTCCCGCACGCGCCCGACATCCAGAGCTGCCTCGACTCGACTGCGCCATGCGTGGCACCAAGCGTTGGCCCACCGGCCCGATTGTCCCTGAGTCTGGCGTACCTGACCGATGCCCGCAGCATCGATCTTCTGATCTTCGGCGACGAGAAGCGCCACGTGTTCGAACGCGCCCAGGCGGCCGGCCCGATGGCCGAACTGCCCGTGCGCGGCGTCTTGCATCTCGAGCGCCCCGTGGCCCAGGCACACTGGGCTGAATGA
- the edd gene encoding phosphogluconate dehydratase, translated as MALNPVIHDVTQRIIERSRDSRADYLARMNEAGRHGPHRGTMSCSNLAHGFAACGAPDKDALASDVRPNVGIVSAYNEMLSAHQPFVDFPDIIKKAAWDAGGVAQFAGGTPAMCDGVTQGQPGMELSLFSRDVIALATGVALTHNMFDAAICLGVCDKIVPGLLIGSLAFGHLPVIFAPAGPMTSGMSNPVKAKVRERFAQGEIGRDELLKAESMAYHSPGTCTFYGTANSNQLMMEFMGLHLAGTSFINPGTPLRHALTEAAARRAVEMASVPDDGQARRMCDIVDEKSLVNGLVGLLSSGGSTNHTMHYVAVARAAGIKINWDDFSELSSAVPLLARVYPNGVADVNHMRAAGGIQLMIRSLLDAGLLHDDVMTVEGYGLHNYTREPFLDNGELAWREGAMTSHDEDVMRTVDTPFAATGGINVLNGNLGRAIIKTSAVDKKYRRIEAPAQVFSTQQAVLDAFKANELNKDVVVVVPYQGPRANGMPELHKLTPSLSVLLQRGYQVALVTDGRMSGASGKVPAAIQVTPEAKLGGAIGRIRDGDMVVVDSETGELSVQVDQAELDAREPVSFADPPPTEYGFGRELFALFRHNAAPAEEGAGPVLHD; from the coding sequence ATGGCACTCAATCCCGTCATCCACGATGTCACCCAGCGCATCATCGAGCGCAGTCGTGACTCCCGTGCGGATTATCTCGCACGCATGAACGAAGCCGGGCGGCATGGCCCGCACCGCGGCACCATGTCGTGCTCGAATCTGGCCCACGGCTTTGCCGCCTGTGGCGCGCCGGACAAGGACGCGCTGGCCTCGGATGTCCGGCCCAATGTCGGCATCGTCTCGGCCTACAACGAGATGCTCTCGGCCCACCAGCCGTTCGTCGATTTTCCGGACATCATCAAGAAGGCGGCCTGGGACGCGGGCGGCGTGGCGCAGTTCGCCGGCGGTACGCCGGCCATGTGCGACGGCGTGACCCAGGGCCAGCCCGGCATGGAGCTCAGCCTGTTCTCGCGCGATGTCATCGCGTTGGCCACCGGCGTGGCCCTGACGCACAACATGTTCGACGCCGCCATCTGCCTCGGTGTCTGCGACAAGATCGTGCCCGGGCTGCTGATCGGCAGCCTGGCCTTCGGTCATCTGCCGGTGATCTTCGCGCCGGCCGGACCCATGACTTCGGGGATGTCGAATCCGGTCAAGGCGAAGGTTCGCGAGCGTTTCGCCCAGGGCGAGATCGGCCGCGACGAGCTGCTCAAGGCCGAATCCATGGCCTATCACTCGCCGGGCACCTGCACCTTCTACGGCACGGCCAATTCGAACCAGCTCATGATGGAGTTCATGGGCCTGCATCTGGCCGGAACGTCTTTCATCAACCCCGGCACGCCGCTACGCCATGCGCTCACCGAGGCGGCCGCCCGACGGGCTGTGGAGATGGCCTCCGTGCCCGACGACGGCCAGGCCCGGCGGATGTGCGACATCGTGGACGAAAAATCCCTGGTCAATGGCCTGGTCGGATTGCTGTCCTCGGGCGGATCGACCAACCACACCATGCACTATGTGGCGGTGGCGCGTGCGGCCGGCATCAAGATCAACTGGGACGATTTCTCGGAGCTGTCATCGGCGGTGCCGCTGCTAGCCCGCGTTTACCCGAATGGGGTCGCGGACGTCAACCATATGCGGGCCGCGGGCGGCATTCAGTTGATGATCCGCAGTCTGCTCGATGCCGGCCTGCTGCATGACGACGTCATGACGGTTGAGGGCTACGGCCTGCACAACTACACGCGTGAACCGTTCCTCGACAATGGCGAGCTCGCCTGGCGCGAGGGCGCGATGACCAGCCACGACGAAGACGTCATGCGCACGGTGGACACCCCGTTTGCGGCGACCGGGGGCATCAACGTACTCAATGGCAACCTGGGCCGCGCCATCATCAAGACCTCGGCGGTGGACAAGAAATATCGCCGTATCGAGGCGCCGGCACAGGTGTTTTCGACCCAGCAGGCGGTGCTCGACGCGTTCAAGGCCAATGAACTGAACAAGGACGTGGTGGTGGTGGTGCCGTACCAAGGCCCGCGTGCCAACGGCATGCCTGAACTGCACAAGCTGACGCCGAGTCTGTCGGTGCTGCTGCAGCGCGGTTATCAGGTCGCCCTGGTTACCGATGGGCGCATGTCGGGCGCCTCCGGCAAGGTGCCGGCCGCGATTCAGGTCACCCCAGAAGCGAAGCTCGGCGGGGCCATCGGCCGGATCCGGGACGGCGACATGGTGGTCGTGGACAGCGAGACGGGCGAGCTTTCGGTGCAGGTCGATCAGGCAGAGCTCGACGCCCGCGAGCCGGTCTCCTTCGCCGATCCGCCGCCGACCGAATACGGTTTCGGTCGCGAGCTGTTTGCGTTGTTTCGCCACAACGCCGCGCCGGCCGAAGAAGGCGCCGGCCCGGTGCTCCATGACTGA
- a CDS encoding bifunctional 4-hydroxy-2-oxoglutarate aldolase/2-dehydro-3-deoxy-phosphogluconate aldolase, giving the protein MADTLAIMKMSPVIPVVTIHSVDDAVAMARDMYDGGLKTIEITQRTQVALEAVRAIAQAVPDLCLGVGTVWTAAQAHEALDAGAQFIVSPGIADEVGAVCRDADLPYLPGAQTVSEVAHLVRQGWQQIKLFPASVIGGPSAIKAYAAVFPDVRFCPTGGITEQSAPDYLKLPSIPCVGGSWLATPATGDEPAGQSPTRAAAERAARLGR; this is encoded by the coding sequence ATGGCCGATACACTCGCCATCATGAAAATGTCGCCGGTGATCCCGGTGGTGACCATCCACTCGGTCGACGATGCCGTCGCCATGGCGCGCGACATGTACGACGGGGGGCTGAAGACGATCGAGATCACGCAGCGCACCCAGGTCGCACTCGAGGCCGTGCGTGCGATCGCCCAGGCCGTGCCCGATCTATGCCTCGGCGTAGGTACGGTGTGGACCGCGGCACAGGCGCACGAAGCGCTGGATGCCGGTGCCCAGTTCATCGTTTCGCCGGGCATTGCGGACGAGGTCGGCGCGGTCTGCCGCGACGCGGATCTGCCCTATCTGCCGGGGGCGCAGACGGTCAGCGAGGTTGCCCATCTGGTGCGTCAGGGCTGGCAGCAGATCAAGCTGTTTCCGGCCTCCGTGATCGGCGGACCTTCTGCAATCAAGGCGTATGCGGCCGTGTTCCCGGATGTCCGCTTCTGCCCGACGGGCGGCATCACCGAGCAGAGCGCACCGGATTATCTCAAGCTGCCCAGTATTCCCTGCGTTGGCGGCAGTTGGCTCGCCACGCCGGCGACCGGGGATGAGCCCGCAGGTCAGTCGCCAACCCGTGCAGCCGCGGAGCGTGCCGCACGGCTCGGACGCTGA
- a CDS encoding ABC transporter ATP-binding protein, with protein MAVLKIDNVSKTFGETRVLEDINIAMAEGEFLILVGPSGCGKSTLLNMIAGLETISSGTITLDGTPVNDRSPRERDIAMVFQFYALYPNMNVRKNIEFGLKMRGVDKTERGKTVERVAKMLQIENLLDRKPAQLSGGQRQRVAIGRALARDPALFLFDEPLSNLDAKLRVEMRTELKQLHQRLKTAMVYVTHDQIEAMTLGDRIAVMNEGRVQQLGTPHEIYDNPANRYVAGFIGSPAMNFIASEFSGGEHGTIRLTSGQASIDLTLPEATASRLAAHGQSKVIMGMRPEHLAPAEPSDENALTCPIEIVEPTGPDTYLLTHINDIEVTARCTPSAAPDAGANMALSFDTARAVFFDCDSDERIA; from the coding sequence ATGGCCGTACTGAAAATCGATAACGTATCCAAGACCTTTGGCGAAACCCGTGTCCTCGAAGACATCAACATCGCCATGGCTGAGGGCGAATTCCTGATCCTGGTCGGCCCGTCCGGCTGCGGCAAATCCACGTTGCTGAACATGATCGCCGGCCTGGAGACCATCAGCTCCGGTACGATCACGCTGGACGGTACGCCGGTCAACGATCGCAGCCCGCGCGAGCGCGACATCGCCATGGTGTTCCAGTTCTATGCGCTTTATCCGAACATGAACGTGCGCAAAAACATCGAGTTCGGCCTGAAAATGCGCGGCGTCGACAAGACCGAGCGGGGGAAGACGGTCGAACGCGTGGCCAAGATGCTGCAGATCGAGAACCTGCTCGACCGCAAGCCGGCGCAGCTATCCGGTGGGCAGCGCCAGCGTGTGGCGATCGGCCGCGCCCTGGCCCGTGACCCGGCGCTGTTCCTGTTCGACGAGCCGCTGTCCAACCTCGACGCCAAGTTGCGCGTGGAGATGCGTACCGAGCTCAAGCAACTCCATCAGCGCCTGAAGACCGCCATGGTCTACGTGACGCACGATCAGATCGAGGCCATGACACTGGGCGACCGGATCGCGGTGATGAACGAAGGCCGCGTGCAGCAACTCGGCACACCGCACGAGATCTACGACAATCCGGCCAATCGCTATGTCGCCGGTTTCATCGGTTCGCCGGCGATGAACTTCATCGCGAGCGAGTTCTCGGGCGGGGAACACGGCACGATCCGATTAACCTCGGGACAGGCGAGCATTGACCTCACGCTGCCGGAGGCGACCGCGAGCCGGCTTGCGGCGCACGGGCAGTCGAAGGTCATCATGGGCATGCGACCGGAGCATCTGGCACCGGCCGAGCCCAGCGACGAGAATGCGCTGACCTGCCCGATCGAGATCGTGGAACCGACCGGCCCGGATACCTATCTGCTCACCCATATCAACGACATCGAAGTCACCGCGCGCTGCACGCCGTCGGCGGCACCCGATGCCGGCGCGAATATGGCCCTGTCGTTCGATACCGCGCGTGCCGTATTCTTCGACTGCGACAGCGACGAGCGAATCGCCTAG
- a CDS encoding carbohydrate ABC transporter permease: MAGPTEDGIQRGGPIARALVYAVLIFAALYFLMPLYVMLTTSFKTLPQISHGNLFALPSPFSTEGWTAAWSKACTGADCSGLHGYFWNSVRFTIPAVALSTLFGAINGYVLTKWRFKGSELVFGLLLGGTFVPFQMFLLPMAGVLGKIGLANSLTGLALVHTVYGIAFTTLFCRNYYVTIPDELVKAARIDGAGFVSTFFYVILPISTPILMVCVIWQFTQIWNDFLFGVVFTSGSEHPITVALNNLVNTSSTGVKRYNVDMAGAIITALPTLIVYVVAGRYFMRGLTAGAVKG; this comes from the coding sequence ATGGCCGGACCCACTGAAGACGGCATTCAGCGTGGCGGACCAATCGCCCGCGCGCTGGTCTACGCCGTGCTGATTTTCGCGGCTCTCTATTTTCTGATGCCGCTGTACGTAATGCTGACAACGTCGTTCAAGACGCTGCCGCAGATCAGCCACGGTAATCTGTTCGCGCTGCCATCGCCGTTCTCGACCGAAGGCTGGACGGCCGCCTGGTCCAAAGCCTGTACTGGCGCCGACTGCTCCGGGCTGCACGGCTACTTCTGGAACTCCGTACGCTTTACGATCCCGGCCGTGGCGTTGTCGACCCTGTTTGGCGCTATCAACGGCTATGTGCTGACCAAGTGGCGCTTCAAGGGCTCCGAACTGGTCTTCGGCCTGCTTCTGGGCGGCACCTTCGTGCCTTTCCAGATGTTCCTGCTGCCGATGGCCGGCGTACTCGGCAAGATCGGGCTGGCGAATTCCCTGACCGGCCTGGCGCTGGTGCATACCGTCTACGGTATCGCGTTCACGACCCTGTTCTGTCGCAATTACTACGTCACCATTCCGGACGAGCTGGTGAAGGCGGCGCGCATCGACGGCGCCGGCTTCGTGTCGACATTCTTCTACGTGATCCTGCCAATTTCGACGCCCATTCTGATGGTGTGCGTCATCTGGCAGTTCACCCAGATCTGGAACGACTTCCTGTTCGGCGTGGTGTTCACCTCGGGCAGCGAGCATCCGATCACGGTGGCGCTCAACAACCTGGTCAACACCTCGTCGACCGGGGTCAAGCGCTACAACGTGGACATGGCCGGCGCGATTATCACCGCCCTGCCCACGCTTATCGTGTACGTGGTGGCCGGACGCTACTTCATGCGCGGGCTGACTGCGGGCGCAGTGAAAGGCTGA
- a CDS encoding carbohydrate ABC transporter permease: protein MAESSPRAAQAAATPWRRRLDRWLPKFSLVPSGLASLIFIYGFIAWTIWLSLTNSSLLPTNNFAGLREYKVLFQLDIWWVSVINLAIFGILYVAICLAIGLFLAIMLDQKIRAEGWLRTIYLYPLALSLIVTGVVWKWLLNPSLGLEHVVQSLGWTGFSFDWLVNPNMAIYTVVIAAVWQASGFVTALFLAGLRGIDSSIIKAAQIDGASLPRVYFSIIIPSLRPVFFSAIILLVSLAIKSFDLVIALTGGGPGYSTWLPAIFMYNFGFNRGQIGLGAAAATLMMAAVALAMLPMLIAELKERRDGRTH from the coding sequence ATGGCTGAATCATCGCCCCGGGCCGCCCAGGCCGCGGCCACGCCGTGGCGACGCCGGCTCGATCGCTGGCTGCCCAAGTTTTCGCTGGTACCCAGCGGTCTTGCTTCGCTGATCTTCATCTATGGCTTCATCGCCTGGACGATCTGGCTGTCGCTGACCAACTCGAGCCTTCTCCCCACCAACAACTTCGCTGGCCTGCGCGAGTACAAGGTGCTGTTTCAGCTCGATATCTGGTGGGTATCGGTGATCAATCTGGCGATCTTCGGCATTCTCTATGTCGCGATCTGTCTGGCTATCGGCCTGTTTCTGGCCATCATGCTCGATCAGAAGATCCGCGCCGAAGGCTGGTTGCGCACGATCTATCTCTACCCGCTGGCCCTGTCGCTGATCGTGACCGGTGTCGTCTGGAAATGGCTGCTCAATCCCAGTCTCGGTCTGGAGCATGTCGTACAGTCACTGGGCTGGACGGGGTTTTCATTCGACTGGCTGGTCAATCCGAACATGGCGATCTATACCGTGGTGATCGCCGCGGTCTGGCAGGCGTCGGGCTTCGTCACCGCCCTGTTCCTGGCCGGCCTGCGCGGTATCGACAGTTCCATCATCAAGGCAGCCCAGATCGATGGCGCCAGTCTTCCGCGCGTGTATTTCTCGATCATCATCCCGAGTCTGCGACCGGTGTTCTTCTCGGCGATCATTCTGCTGGTCAGCCTCGCCATCAAGAGCTTTGACCTGGTCATCGCCCTGACCGGTGGTGGCCCCGGCTACTCGACCTGGCTGCCCGCCATTTTCATGTACAACTTCGGCTTCAATCGGGGCCAGATCGGCCTGGGTGCGGCCGCCGCAACGCTCATGATGGCCGCCGTCGCGCTCGCCATGCTGCCCATGCTCATTGCCGAACTGAAGGAGCGCCGTGATGGCCGGACCCACTGA
- a CDS encoding ABC transporter substrate-binding protein, whose amino-acid sequence MRNQSILRKSVTIGLSVAAMTVGGVALAAPSKGSVSVLNWWTSGSEAKSMNVLQQMMADKGYKMINDAVSGGGGSNARTVLKSRIQSNNLPGAAQIKGPEIQQWCTTGLTMNIDKVAKQQNWSKILPGPVAKGMQCNGHYVAVPFNLHRINWLWINKSVMQKAGAQMPTDWDSLVAALKKLKSAGITPIAGGGDTWQVATEFDAIAIATGGADFYRKAFVDLDPSALSGDTMAKVFKRLRTIEQYEDQNGQGLSWNHDTGEVVQGKAAMQIMGDWAKGEITNDNATPGKEIACMAFPGEHNGFVYNTDSFEMFKSSHSDKNAQYAFARTALSPKFQRKFNMAKGSIPVREGVSLKGFDACAKQSQKDFTAAEKNNALVPSFSQDMAENGAVKGAIFDVIAKFYNDKSMTPEAAAKAMASQAKQAKMMSQM is encoded by the coding sequence ATGAGGAACCAGAGTATTTTGCGCAAGAGCGTCACCATCGGCCTGTCGGTCGCCGCCATGACGGTCGGTGGTGTGGCCCTGGCCGCACCCAGCAAGGGCAGCGTCAGCGTGCTGAACTGGTGGACATCGGGCTCCGAGGCCAAGTCCATGAACGTGCTGCAGCAGATGATGGCAGACAAGGGCTACAAGATGATCAACGACGCCGTCTCCGGCGGCGGCGGCTCCAACGCCCGCACGGTGCTCAAGTCGCGCATCCAGTCGAACAACCTGCCGGGCGCGGCCCAGATCAAGGGCCCGGAAATTCAGCAGTGGTGCACCACCGGCCTGACGATGAACATCGACAAGGTCGCCAAGCAGCAGAACTGGTCCAAGATCCTGCCCGGCCCCGTGGCCAAGGGCATGCAGTGCAACGGTCACTATGTGGCCGTGCCGTTCAACCTGCATCGCATCAACTGGCTGTGGATCAACAAGTCGGTGATGCAAAAGGCCGGCGCCCAGATGCCGACCGACTGGGATTCGCTGGTGGCCGCGCTCAAGAAGCTGAAATCGGCCGGTATCACCCCGATCGCCGGCGGCGGCGACACCTGGCAGGTGGCGACCGAGTTCGATGCCATCGCGATCGCCACCGGCGGCGCCGACTTCTATCGCAAGGCTTTCGTCGACCTCGACCCGAGTGCGCTGTCCGGCGACACCATGGCCAAGGTCTTCAAACGTCTGCGCACGATCGAGCAGTACGAGGATCAGAACGGTCAGGGCCTGTCGTGGAACCATGACACCGGCGAAGTGGTCCAGGGCAAGGCCGCGATGCAGATCATGGGCGACTGGGCCAAGGGCGAAATCACCAACGACAACGCCACGCCGGGCAAGGAAATCGCCTGCATGGCGTTCCCGGGCGAACACAACGGCTTCGTTTACAACACCGACTCGTTCGAGATGTTCAAGAGTTCGCATTCGGACAAGAATGCCCAGTACGCGTTCGCGCGCACGGCGTTGTCGCCGAAGTTCCAGCGCAAGTTCAACATGGCTAAGGGCTCGATCCCGGTGCGTGAGGGCGTCTCGCTCAAGGGCTTCGATGCCTGTGCGAAGCAGTCCCAGAAGGACTTCACCGCCGCCGAGAAGAACAATGCGCTTGTGCCGAGCTTCTCGCAGGACATGGCCGAGAATGGCGCAGTCAAGGGTGCCATCTTCGATGTCATCGCCAAGTTCTACAACGACAAGAGCATGACGCCGGAAGCGGCCGCCAAGGCCATGGCGAGCCAGGCCAAGCAGGCCAAGATGATGTCCCAGATGTAG